The genomic interval TgtgttattttttcttgtgtctCCATGCATAACTTGAACGCGGcgaaaggaaaaattaatttatttgctcAGACAAAAATACACCAGATTTATTGTTTTGAGAGATACAGGGGGTATTTCGTATTTCTACATGGCTGCTGTGGCTATAATTGGCAGCACAATGTTCTGTCAAAAAAAAGGCTTTCACCCAAGAATGtctctgggcccagccagcCTCAATCCTGGAGGTGATGTCCCATCCCTAAACCTCTGTGGGCAGTGCTCCATTGCCAGCAGTCTGTTTGATGCTCCCATTTAGGGTGTTGGCCCTGAAGATGTAAGACCTCCCCCTAACTGAGCCTTCAGTGTGGATGCTCTCGGGCTTGTTCTGGCAACGGAAGAACATAAGGAATCCATTCCTGTAGTTCTTGTTCATCCATCCATAGAGCAGGGGGTTGACAAACGTAGAGCACATGGCCCCAACGTGGAAGACAGTGTACAGGAGTTTGTACTCGTGGAAGATAAGAACCAGATCAAGATCAATGGCAAGCTGGAATATGTGGAAGGGGAGCCAGCAGACTGCAAACACCACAACCACCATCACGAGCATTTTGGTCGTCTTCCTCCTCCGGCACTGGTTTTCATTCCTAGAAGTGGGACTGACATGGTTTTTCAGCTTGAACCAGATCCTGGTGTAGGCATAACAAATAATGGCAAGAGGAAGAACATACTGCAGGAGGAGCATGGACAGACTGTAGATGGTGGCATCTCTGTTGTTAGCAGAGGGCCATTTTTCTGAGCACACAGCCATTTTGAGGTTAATGGACGGGATTTCCTCGTACCGGTACTCCCTGAAGATGGCCAGGGGCCCTGCTAggacagctgctgccagccacaTGACAGCTATGATGGTGAAGCTGAGCCTCTTGGAAATCCTGCTGTCCAGGTGGAAAACAATGCAGCGGTACCTGTCCAGGGCAATGACAGTCAGGGTGAGAGTGGACACGTGGACACTCAGAGCTTGAGCATAAGGAACCAGGTGACAAAGGACAGCTCCAAACTTCCACTCGTCCAGCAGGGTGTACACCAGGGTGAAGGGCAAACAGAGTGTGTCCACCATCAGGTCTGCCAGGGCCAGGTTAGCTATGAAGAAGTTGGTGACAGTCCTCATGGTCTTGTACTTCACTATGATGTAGATGACCAGGGAGTTGCCTATGAAGCCCAGCAGAATGATGAGGGAGTAGGCAGCAATCAGGATGACCTGGACCCCCAGGATCTTGGTGCTGTCCATCATGACACTGCGGGACCCAGAGAGAGCCTGGGTGGGAGTGACAAAGTCCTTGGCAGGCCAGCCCTGTGACAGCTTCTCATCTAATGCTGTCTTCTCCATGGTGAATGAGCTGTTGGCTTCCTCCAATGGGCCCATGCCTGGCCTGAGACTTTCCataaggaggagaagggggtctGGAACACAGACATAGCAGAAGTGAGAGCACAAGTTGCACTCATCTTGGATGAGATTTACTCACCTACAAAAATTCCCTAACACCTTAAGAACAAGTAAAGGAAAGAAACACAGCACTCTCAAAGTCAAGGTGTTCTCCACCTCCCTGtgacaatttatttatttccagattgcacatcaggtttttttctgtttcttatttcTCACCTCTTCAGGTGAAAATATCTGTCTCCCTTGCCTCTGCATAAGTCTCTGCCACTGCTCCTGCTAGTGATGGTACCACCCAATCCACCCAGCACTGtctgctctccctcccagtAATGTGGGTAGCACAGCTAATGCCATCTCATGAGCCTCTCTCTGTGATCAAATGTGTCtcacagccattccctggcCCTCATTATCAGGCTCTCAAGGCCCTGTGGAACAACTTGACAAACcagttttcttcttccttctcctgccaGTCTCAGGGTTCCCAGGCATCAGGCAATCCTGTCTGCCTTGCTGGCTTTGAAGGGCACAggcacccagccaggcaggtgtgtccccatcacAGGAGAGGGAAGTGTGACAGCACTCAGAGCACAGTTACAAGTCCtaaggaaggagctgctggacagTGAGACCCATGAACCTTATGGCAAGGAGACACATCCACCATCCTCTGCTTTCTCCAAGGATTCAGTGAGTGGCTCATATTCCTTTATAGGATTTTTGAGTCTAGATTATGATTGTTACAACGGTACAACAAATCATGTATTTAGGATTTGGCCCAATCTGAAGAGGGTCCAGGTGATT from Zonotrichia leucophrys gambelii isolate GWCS_2022_RI chromosome 13, RI_Zleu_2.0, whole genome shotgun sequence carries:
- the LOC135453701 gene encoding neuropeptide Y receptor type 2-like, with the translated sequence MESLRPGMGPLEEANSSFTMEKTALDEKLSQGWPAKDFVTPTQALSGSRSVMMDSTKILGVQVILIAAYSLIILLGFIGNSLVIYIIVKYKTMRTVTNFFIANLALADLMVDTLCLPFTLVYTLLDEWKFGAVLCHLVPYAQALSVHVSTLTLTVIALDRYRCIVFHLDSRISKRLSFTIIAVMWLAAAVLAGPLAIFREYRYEEIPSINLKMAVCSEKWPSANNRDATIYSLSMLLLQYVLPLAIICYAYTRIWFKLKNHVSPTSRNENQCRRRKTTKMLVMVVVVFAVCWLPFHIFQLAIDLDLVLIFHEYKLLYTVFHVGAMCSTFVNPLLYGWMNKNYRNGFLMFFRCQNKPESIHTEGSVRGRSYIFRANTLNGSIKQTAGNGALPTEV